One part of the Streptomyces ferrugineus genome encodes these proteins:
- the hutH gene encoding histidine ammonia-lyase: MHTVVVGTSGVTASDVLAVARGGARVELSQEAVAALAAARGIVDALAAKPDPVYGVSTGFGALATRHISQELRAQLQRNIVRSHAAGMGPRVEREVVRALMFLRLKTVCSGHTGVRPEVARTMADVLNAGITPVVHEYGSLGCSGDLAPLSHCALTLLGEGEAEGPDGSVRPAGELLAAHGIAPVELREKEGLALLNGTDGMLGMLVMALADLDTLYKSADVTAALSLEALLGTDKVLAPELHAIRPHPGQGASAANMLAVLKGSGLTGHHQDDAPRVQDAYSVRCAPQVAGAGRDTMAHARLVAERELASAVDNPVVLPDGRVESNGNFHGAPVAYVLDFLAIAVADLASIAERRTDRLLDKNRSHGLPPFLADDAGVDSGLMIAQYTQAALVSELKRLAVPASADSIPSSAMQEDHVSMGWSAARKLRTAVDNLTRVLAVELYAATRAIELRDGLAPAPASQAVIDAVRAAGVQGAGPDRFLAPDLAAADAFVRGGELVAAAEKVTGPLQ, encoded by the coding sequence ATGCACACTGTGGTGGTGGGGACGTCCGGGGTCACCGCGTCCGACGTCCTCGCCGTGGCGCGTGGTGGGGCCCGGGTCGAGTTGTCGCAGGAGGCGGTCGCGGCGCTTGCCGCGGCCCGGGGGATCGTCGATGCGCTGGCGGCCAAGCCCGACCCCGTCTACGGCGTCTCCACCGGGTTCGGCGCCCTGGCGACCCGGCACATCAGCCAGGAGCTGCGGGCCCAGCTGCAGCGCAACATCGTGCGTTCGCACGCCGCGGGGATGGGGCCGCGCGTGGAGCGGGAGGTCGTACGGGCCCTGATGTTCCTGCGGCTCAAGACCGTCTGTTCCGGGCACACCGGAGTGCGGCCCGAGGTCGCGCGGACCATGGCCGACGTGCTCAACGCCGGTATCACGCCCGTCGTTCACGAGTACGGCTCGCTCGGGTGCTCCGGGGACCTCGCTCCGCTCTCCCACTGCGCCCTGACACTGCTGGGGGAGGGGGAGGCGGAGGGCCCGGACGGGAGTGTGCGGCCCGCCGGCGAGCTGCTCGCCGCGCACGGCATCGCTCCCGTCGAGCTGCGCGAGAAGGAGGGCCTCGCCCTCCTCAACGGCACCGACGGCATGCTCGGCATGCTGGTCATGGCCCTCGCCGACCTCGACACCCTCTACAAGTCCGCCGACGTCACCGCCGCCCTGAGCCTTGAGGCACTCCTCGGGACGGACAAGGTGCTCGCGCCCGAGTTGCACGCCATCCGACCGCATCCGGGGCAGGGCGCCTCCGCCGCCAACATGCTGGCCGTGCTGAAGGGTTCCGGGCTGACCGGTCATCACCAGGACGACGCGCCCCGGGTGCAGGACGCCTACTCGGTGCGCTGTGCCCCGCAGGTCGCCGGCGCCGGGCGGGACACCATGGCGCATGCGCGGCTCGTCGCCGAGCGGGAGCTGGCTTCGGCGGTCGACAACCCCGTCGTGCTGCCGGACGGCCGGGTCGAGTCCAACGGCAACTTCCATGGGGCGCCCGTCGCCTACGTCCTCGACTTCCTCGCCATCGCCGTCGCCGACCTCGCCTCCATCGCCGAGCGCCGCACCGACCGGCTGCTGGACAAGAACCGCAGCCACGGTCTGCCGCCGTTCCTGGCCGACGACGCGGGTGTCGACTCAGGGCTGATGATCGCCCAGTACACCCAGGCCGCTCTGGTGAGTGAGCTGAAGCGGCTCGCCGTACCGGCCTCCGCGGACTCGATTCCGTCGTCCGCCATGCAGGAGGACCACGTCTCCATGGGCTGGTCCGCCGCCCGCAAGCTGCGCACGGCCGTCGACAACCTCACGCGCGTCCTCGCCGTCGAGCTGTACGCCGCCACGCGCGCCATAGAGCTGAGGGACGGGCTCGCCCCGGCACCCGCCTCGCAGGCCGTCATCGACGCCGTCCGGGCCGCCGGCGTCCAGGGCGCGGGGCCGGACCGGTTCCTGGCGCCCGACCTCGCCGCGGCCGACGCGTTCGTGCGCGGTGGGGAGCTGGTGGCCGCGGCCGAGAAGGTCACCGGACCGCTGCAGTGA